One genomic segment of uncultured Ilyobacter sp. includes these proteins:
- a CDS encoding pseudouridine synthase, which produces MRLEKFLVNCGVGSRKDIKKIVEEGRVKINGLVTLNFGLWIEEDSDSITLDNRRLEFKTLRYYILYKTKGYITAVKDERHPTIMELLPGWLDTKDLFPVGRLDKDTEGLLLFTNDGDTNYKMTHPDKKISKKYYVELDKPISEGDIKDLENGIDIGTHVCLPAKVQYIEQNKIYITIQEGKYHQVKKMVGAIKNKVSYLKRVKFGNLTLEDMKPGELKEIFLNDIIL; this is translated from the coding sequence TTGAGATTAGAAAAATTTTTAGTCAACTGCGGCGTAGGGAGCAGAAAAGATATCAAAAAAATAGTCGAAGAGGGAAGGGTTAAAATCAATGGCCTAGTTACCTTAAATTTCGGTCTTTGGATCGAAGAAGATAGCGATAGTATCACCCTCGACAACAGACGCCTTGAATTCAAAACTCTGAGATATTACATTCTGTATAAAACCAAAGGGTATATTACTGCCGTAAAGGATGAGCGCCATCCAACTATCATGGAACTTTTACCCGGTTGGTTAGATACAAAAGATCTATTTCCCGTAGGACGATTGGACAAAGATACAGAAGGACTTCTTCTTTTCACAAATGACGGGGATACAAATTATAAAATGACTCACCCTGACAAAAAAATCTCAAAAAAATATTATGTGGAGCTCGACAAACCTATCTCCGAAGGGGATATTAAAGACCTGGAAAATGGAATTGACATAGGAACGCATGTATGTCTTCCTGCAAAAGTTCAGTATATAGAACAGAATAAAATATATATTACTATTCAAGAGGGCAAATATCATCAGGTAAAAAAAATGGTAGGGGCCATAAAAAATAAAGTTTCTTACTTAAAAAGAGTAAAATTTGGAAATCTTACCCTCGAAGACATGAAACCTGGGGAGTTAAAAGAGATATTTTTAAATGATATAATTTTATAG